Proteins from one Lacrimispora sphenoides genomic window:
- a CDS encoding transcriptional regulator: MGNVIKQTNRTMLMEVINPEKLDLLTLVGDVRGVESLSDEKIKEINDSLMVRSFDELLEKFAPTVYCYYNANNQRVVYQLDKPEQVPEEMLTEIPLNRQNEFMGMLMSMVETKRSEGTINVDFKFEKLTDMISPKKVMDAIKQNRKELQYTYGEYARLDEEDPQKRDLGDKLNVMFEEASANYNNIMALLPLAIEDIKTRLLLGDGGDKKDSTPLALGVLSMGEQGELRVLEAPKVETTALVTIDDHVNMGLIEALKEDYEALNEENNDYVGALVARTFCPLSSTMESSIDIATEVANYNSYLEFYKESKDAFIKTVKPLIERLLGAWCYFEQYPKKLKGMRPSMLVTNVSNEMLAKSSNIPRLITYLTTVNAKNDFTNTVWYAIVPNVSLDQNSKMKLTRERFKGNSKTEKNDTNSVESLIRLLDVFKDYKVQCFFSYETDDTTTFNALATEGIGKYEDRCAALMGKEYSEFAIPCLPNYTIIPKDKSGVVLDSRMVVGDNHTAELSREKEDIMKLWIDGVYVGAAYVAAGIAAAYQCPEYLKSKFGPGVKLDTELPGVRFDIEADDHGLIACTTMAKEITGFTNSIKNDINRKNFGFIFSSENASYKGNDITKIMIYKARNLMSDGSMFEPIYKTQVTTYIERVMRHGTGDFKEDSIVQFFSNNPNSQKSRWLSRREYLNGILGAGDDISCNINEETGFCTLDITFNGNVKNLEVEINRLSANKA, from the coding sequence ATGGGAAATGTAATAAAGCAGACCAACCGGACCATGCTGATGGAGGTCATTAATCCGGAAAAACTGGATTTATTAACTTTGGTTGGAGATGTCCGGGGGGTGGAAAGCCTTTCCGATGAAAAAATCAAGGAAATCAACGACTCCTTAATGGTTCGCAGTTTTGATGAGCTTTTGGAGAAATTTGCACCGACTGTTTATTGTTACTATAACGCCAACAATCAGAGAGTGGTTTATCAGTTGGATAAACCGGAGCAGGTGCCAGAGGAAATGCTGACGGAAATTCCATTAAACCGTCAAAATGAATTCATGGGAATGCTCATGTCCATGGTGGAAACCAAGCGTTCTGAGGGGACCATCAACGTGGATTTTAAGTTTGAAAAGCTTACGGACATGATTTCCCCGAAAAAAGTAATGGATGCGATCAAGCAGAACCGAAAGGAGCTGCAATATACTTATGGCGAATACGCCAGGCTGGATGAGGAGGATCCCCAGAAGAGAGATTTAGGGGATAAGCTGAATGTCATGTTTGAGGAGGCGAGCGCCAATTATAACAATATCATGGCCCTGCTTCCCCTGGCAATTGAGGACATCAAAACCAGGCTTCTGTTGGGAGACGGAGGAGATAAAAAGGACAGTACACCTCTTGCCTTAGGCGTTCTAAGTATGGGGGAACAGGGGGAACTGAGGGTCTTAGAGGCACCAAAGGTGGAAACGACAGCCTTGGTCACGATCGATGATCATGTAAATATGGGCTTGATCGAAGCTTTAAAAGAGGATTATGAAGCTCTGAATGAGGAGAACAACGATTATGTAGGGGCTTTGGTAGCGAGAACCTTTTGTCCATTGTCCTCCACTATGGAGAGCAGCATTGACATAGCAACAGAGGTTGCCAATTATAATTCCTATCTGGAATTTTACAAGGAATCCAAGGATGCCTTCATTAAGACCGTAAAGCCGCTGATCGAAAGGCTGCTGGGCGCCTGGTGCTATTTTGAACAGTATCCGAAGAAGCTGAAAGGAATGCGCCCTTCCATGCTGGTGACAAATGTATCCAATGAGATGCTTGCAAAGAGCAGCAATATTCCCAGGCTGATTACATACTTAACCACAGTGAATGCAAAGAATGATTTCACAAATACGGTATGGTATGCCATCGTACCGAACGTATCCTTAGACCAGAACAGCAAGATGAAGCTGACTAGAGAGCGGTTTAAGGGAAATTCTAAAACAGAAAAGAATGATACAAACAGTGTGGAATCCTTAATAAGGCTTCTTGATGTCTTTAAAGATTACAAAGTGCAGTGTTTCTTCAGTTATGAGACTGATGACACCACTACATTCAATGCCTTGGCAACGGAGGGGATCGGTAAGTATGAGGATCGCTGCGCTGCTCTTATGGGTAAGGAGTACAGTGAGTTTGCCATTCCCTGTCTGCCCAACTATACGATTATTCCGAAAGATAAATCAGGCGTCGTCTTAGACAGCCGGATGGTAGTCGGTGATAACCATACGGCAGAGCTTTCCAGGGAAAAAGAAGACATCATGAAGCTGTGGATTGACGGGGTTTACGTTGGCGCTGCCTATGTGGCGGCAGGTATAGCAGCGGCTTATCAATGCCCGGAATACTTAAAGTCAAAGTTTGGGCCAGGCGTTAAGCTGGATACGGAACTGCCAGGAGTGAGGTTTGACATTGAGGCCGATGATCATGGGCTTATTGCCTGTACTACCATGGCTAAGGAGATTACCGGATTCACCAATTCCATTAAAAATGATATCAATCGGAAGAACTTTGGATTCATATTCAGTTCGGAGAATGCTTCTTATAAAGGCAATGACATAACAAAGATCATGATCTACAAGGCCCGGAATCTGATGTCCGATGGTTCCATGTTTGAGCCGATTTATAAAACACAGGTGACTACCTATATTGAACGGGTGATGCGCCACGGAACCGGGGACTTTAAAGAGGATTCCATTGTCCAGTTCTTTTCCAATAATCCCAACAGCCAGAAAAGCCGGTGGCTTTCCAGAAGGGAATACTTAAATGGAATCCTTGGAGCAGGAGATGATATCAGCTGTAACATCAACGAGGAAACAGGTTTCTGCACCCTGGATATCACCTTTAATGGCAATGTAAAGAATTTGGAAGTAGAGATTAACCGATTATCGGCGAATAAGGCGTAA
- a CDS encoding PAAR-like protein: MYQLYYGAIEENKYALRGSVLSCQYGTKYAKLECLKDHGVYKGKNPVLAITDCAESNIHNFGSCLCPESNYAGRLPMTVGQDSNGVAAIKVPQNTYAHICVPVISKSSVWHQADSDVLIEVNQKGYVPMLLDDAVLVCQYGGIIRIVEVPNTSGDGGLGGMVLSRPNGLELLKDLELKEYQLLDIEKRDSGGNLIGMMPYYVMKNGSISGKFVDDGEITIGYGHHINAVEWKSPDDPDHKLLAPYVPSNVVITGITANRTTLPISGLIVVPSSTMVPISIINSQYEADVKLHSKAISDWLDKENIKVTQKEFDALVIYRYNRGNLPEKAMKYLIDGNRNKADWEKIWTGGQNRKDKCQSLFFGGEY; the protein is encoded by the coding sequence ATGTATCAGTTATATTATGGTGCAATTGAGGAGAATAAGTATGCGCTTCGAGGCTCTGTGCTTTCCTGCCAATATGGAACGAAGTATGCTAAATTAGAATGTCTCAAGGATCACGGAGTATATAAAGGTAAAAATCCTGTATTGGCCATTACTGACTGCGCTGAGTCTAACATACATAATTTTGGTTCCTGCTTATGCCCTGAGAGTAATTATGCAGGACGTTTGCCAATGACTGTTGGGCAGGACAGTAATGGAGTGGCGGCGATAAAAGTTCCTCAAAATACTTATGCTCACATATGTGTGCCGGTTATAAGTAAAAGTAGCGTATGGCATCAGGCTGATAGTGACGTTTTGATTGAGGTAAATCAAAAAGGGTATGTACCTATGTTGTTGGATGATGCTGTATTGGTCTGCCAATATGGGGGGATTATTAGAATTGTAGAGGTTCCGAATACAAGTGGAGACGGTGGTCTGGGAGGCATGGTACTTAGTCGACCGAATGGCTTGGAACTATTAAAGGATTTGGAGCTTAAGGAATACCAATTACTTGATATAGAAAAACGTGATTCTGGTGGAAATTTAATAGGAATGATGCCATATTATGTTATGAAAAATGGAAGTATATCAGGAAAATTTGTAGACGATGGTGAGATCACCATTGGGTATGGTCATCATATAAATGCAGTTGAATGGAAAAGTCCAGATGATCCTGATCATAAGCTTTTAGCTCCATATGTGCCAAGTAATGTAGTAATAACTGGAATTACAGCTAATAGAACTACCCTTCCCATAAGTGGTTTGATAGTTGTTCCATCTTCAACTATGGTGCCAATTAGTATTATTAATTCTCAATATGAAGCTGATGTGAAATTGCATAGTAAAGCAATTTCAGACTGGCTGGATAAAGAGAACATAAAAGTGACTCAGAAAGAGTTTGATGCGTTAGTTATTTATCGATATAATCGGGGGAATTTGCCAGAAAAAGCCATGAAATACTTGATAGATGGAAATCGAAATAAAGCGGATTGGGAAAAGATTTGGACAGGCGGACAGAATAGAAAGGATAAATGTCAGAGTTTATTTTTCGGAGGGGAATATTAG
- a CDS encoding FHA domain-containing protein — MKKMVIDLAVACVCLAIISTAILYPNQVRGRYSILLTAGLLGIVFLFLAIRDKEERQEIMGRMEMDLPSESELITEIVLLSEEDTELLTWDLYGKAAMVIGRDVKENQVDIDLGKSSYASMVDIEHAVLNFSSGNWYVEDLGSANGISVKKAGDGRVYKLSSDTPCRLERRDCLYVGLNRLLFR; from the coding sequence ATGAAAAAAATGGTAATTGATTTGGCTGTTGCATGTGTATGTCTAGCAATTATAAGTACAGCTATTCTTTATCCAAACCAGGTCAGGGGGAGGTATTCCATTTTATTGACAGCAGGTCTTCTTGGAATTGTATTCCTGTTTCTGGCAATACGGGACAAGGAGGAACGGCAGGAAATCATGGGACGGATGGAAATGGACCTGCCGTCAGAATCGGAGCTTATTACGGAGATCGTACTTCTTAGTGAGGAGGATACCGAGCTGTTGACTTGGGATCTATACGGAAAAGCCGCTATGGTCATTGGCCGGGATGTAAAGGAAAACCAGGTGGACATTGATTTGGGGAAAAGCTCTTATGCCAGCATGGTGGACATTGAACATGCGGTGCTGAACTTTTCCTCCGGGAACTGGTACGTTGAAGATTTAGGCAGTGCTAATGGAATCAGCGTGAAAAAGGCAGGAGACGGGAGAGTTTACAAACTCTCATCGGACACACCCTGTCGGTTAGAACGGAGAGACTGTCTATATGTAGGCTTAAACAGACTCCTTTTTAGATAA
- a CDS encoding FHA domain-containing protein, with the protein MSGNLIRCQNGHLFSSRRYGTVCPYCNIETATKEKKEAGGKNEEELEELLFVQETSLVCGWLVCISGPRQGKDYKIKSGKNFIGRADDMDIQVLGDNKISRRNHGVIVFDPKKKETVLLPGDSNGLVYHNEAAVYTPTVLNDYDVIEMGDSKFAFVPFCGKNFMWEDKGGA; encoded by the coding sequence ATGAGCGGAAATCTGATCCGATGCCAAAACGGACATTTGTTTTCATCTAGGAGATATGGAACGGTGTGTCCCTACTGCAACATAGAAACTGCCACAAAAGAGAAAAAAGAGGCTGGAGGTAAGAATGAGGAAGAACTGGAAGAACTGTTATTCGTCCAGGAAACATCCCTGGTATGCGGCTGGCTGGTCTGCATCTCCGGTCCCAGGCAGGGGAAGGATTATAAGATAAAATCAGGGAAGAACTTCATTGGCCGGGCAGATGATATGGACATCCAGGTACTGGGGGATAACAAGATCTCCCGGCGAAATCACGGTGTCATTGTATTTGACCCAAAGAAAAAGGAAACTGTGCTCCTTCCGGGTGATAGCAACGGGCTGGTCTACCATAACGAAGCCGCTGTTTATACGCCGACTGTATTGAATGACTATGACGTGATCGAGATGGGGGACAGCAAGTTCGCATTCGTTCCATTCTGTGGGAAAAATTTCATGTGGGAAGACAAAGGAGGGGCATGA
- a CDS encoding PP2C family protein-serine/threonine phosphatase, with amino-acid sequence MMTIPETSILLLGLGGSMLLIIRIMMAVLNPWDMSLKKRSVCDSGASKTIGDRELQEDEYGITETEDGIMAVLADGMGKQFGGKIAARTAVQVFLDMFEDKNAFYNPQYSFRRAFQGANREILNQLEENQGSASVAAVMVKERKLYYSTVGNVKVAVYRNRELVPVTSGHTISMLAKQKYKEGKLTRQEAVSLLDHHRLYNYVGQDGFRDVEFFDTPISLYGGEYVLLMTDGLYETVRWKDIEDCLEVEGNSQKKAFAIIELVNKSQKEEKDNAAVVVLQVR; translated from the coding sequence ATGATGACAATTCCCGAAACAAGCATACTTCTCCTTGGACTTGGGGGAAGTATGCTTTTGATCATACGTATCATGATGGCAGTTCTGAATCCCTGGGATATGTCCCTAAAGAAACGCTCGGTCTGTGATAGCGGGGCCTCTAAAACCATCGGAGACCGGGAGCTGCAGGAGGATGAATATGGCATTACAGAAACTGAGGATGGAATCATGGCAGTTCTGGCGGACGGAATGGGCAAGCAATTTGGAGGGAAAATTGCCGCCCGGACTGCCGTACAAGTATTTCTGGATATGTTCGAGGATAAGAATGCCTTCTACAACCCCCAGTATTCGTTCCGCAGAGCATTCCAGGGTGCTAACAGGGAGATCTTAAACCAACTGGAGGAGAATCAAGGCAGTGCTTCGGTGGCAGCGGTGATGGTAAAGGAACGGAAACTCTACTATTCAACCGTGGGTAATGTAAAAGTAGCAGTCTATCGGAATCGGGAGCTGGTACCGGTGACATCGGGACATACCATCAGCATGTTGGCAAAGCAGAAATACAAAGAGGGGAAGTTGACAAGGCAGGAGGCAGTCAGCCTGCTGGACCATCACCGGCTGTATAACTATGTGGGTCAGGATGGATTTCGGGACGTGGAATTTTTTGACACCCCAATTTCTCTTTACGGAGGAGAATATGTGCTTCTGATGACAGATGGTCTATATGAAACGGTCAGGTGGAAAGATATCGAAGACTGTCTGGAAGTGGAAGGAAACAGCCAGAAGAAGGCATTTGCAATCATTGAACTGGTAAATAAAAGCCAGAAGGAAGAAAAAGATAATGCAGCAGTAGTCGTTCTGCAGGTTCGGTAA
- a CDS encoding PP2C family protein-serine/threonine phosphatase, with protein MMRKQNSTFKTAFISEAGSGLKNNDYFAFVELEEYACYVISDGLNDLPDAESARLATQSIILAFQEHPSMTKRAILSYMEAANKALTAADSRERLKASVTVIVTNYAKVRYGYVGNTRLRLYRDGTVKESTQDMSLGTEMSRERNLPEDILSRHEERNNLHTYLGQEKGFRPFVSKKIKLANGDILALYTRGIWENLDGGELDDVFSEAKSEPQECLDNVEDLLLSRQPKILENYTFVTIFVDKVFLDPNQKHRVRKIALITFAALVIVLVISLVLWLLSHQRQKYTIEMGRRYSNTVEYIQDGNFLRADEECSEALKVAEKLWDKKQIQKISDYKKLIEAVNSAEVSFKDKKYEEAQAAYLAAKERSRHADRIADDYIDRQLNKITDYLSVFDYIQLGDTLAAQEDYVRAEEKYLQAKSLATRTYFEEGRKESMKALEAMYANRDKAEETEAKEAKEKASSETGAAQLASEGDKAFAQGDFEGAKAFYTMALEKYQQLGDAAHGELIQNKITSSESKSEENKQKELQAEDYVSAGREQELAGSKLEAKKQYLLAKNIYKELKIDDKVAEVDGLIEVLENAIAQEKEERESREAELAKSESQEAEDRQGENGQTGMGAVIGPGAKAGSGA; from the coding sequence ATGATGAGAAAACAGAACAGCACATTCAAGACGGCATTTATATCGGAAGCAGGTTCCGGGCTTAAAAATAACGATTATTTTGCGTTTGTGGAACTGGAAGAGTATGCCTGTTATGTCATATCGGATGGGTTAAATGACCTTCCGGATGCAGAAAGCGCCAGACTGGCAACACAGAGCATTATCCTGGCTTTCCAGGAACACCCGTCTATGACAAAGCGGGCTATTCTTTCTTATATGGAGGCAGCCAATAAGGCGCTTACTGCGGCGGACAGCCGGGAAAGGTTAAAGGCATCTGTTACTGTAATTGTAACGAACTATGCTAAAGTTCGTTATGGCTATGTGGGAAATACCAGACTCCGGCTCTACCGGGATGGCACCGTGAAAGAATCGACCCAGGATATGTCCCTGGGAACTGAGATGTCAAGAGAGAGGAACCTCCCGGAAGACATACTTTCCCGGCATGAAGAACGCAACAATTTACATACCTATTTAGGTCAGGAAAAAGGGTTCCGCCCATTTGTATCCAAGAAAATAAAGCTGGCAAACGGTGACATTCTTGCGTTGTACACCAGGGGAATCTGGGAAAACCTGGACGGTGGTGAACTGGACGATGTGTTTTCCGAGGCTAAAAGTGAGCCGCAGGAGTGTCTGGACAATGTGGAGGATCTGCTGCTTTCCAGACAGCCAAAGATTCTGGAGAATTATACCTTTGTCACTATTTTTGTGGATAAAGTTTTCCTGGACCCTAATCAGAAGCACCGGGTCAGGAAGATAGCCCTCATCACCTTTGCCGCCCTTGTCATAGTTCTTGTAATCAGCTTGGTGCTTTGGCTGCTGTCTCATCAGCGGCAAAAGTATACGATTGAGATGGGACGAAGATATTCTAATACTGTTGAATATATCCAGGATGGAAATTTCCTGAGGGCTGATGAAGAATGCAGTGAGGCACTGAAGGTGGCGGAGAAACTGTGGGACAAGAAGCAGATTCAGAAAATTTCTGATTATAAGAAGCTAATTGAGGCAGTGAATTCTGCGGAAGTTTCATTCAAAGATAAGAAGTACGAAGAAGCCCAGGCTGCTTATCTGGCAGCGAAGGAACGTTCCCGGCATGCAGATCGGATTGCAGATGATTACATAGACAGACAGTTGAACAAGATTACAGATTACCTATCGGTGTTTGATTATATACAGCTGGGAGATACTCTGGCAGCCCAGGAGGATTATGTGAGGGCAGAAGAAAAATACCTACAGGCCAAGAGCCTGGCCACCAGGACGTATTTTGAAGAGGGCCGCAAGGAGTCAATGAAGGCTTTGGAGGCCATGTATGCCAACCGGGATAAGGCGGAGGAGACGGAAGCCAAGGAGGCAAAAGAAAAGGCTTCCAGTGAAACCGGAGCCGCCCAACTGGCTTCGGAAGGAGACAAGGCATTTGCCCAAGGTGATTTTGAAGGTGCAAAAGCCTTTTATACCATGGCCTTGGAAAAGTACCAGCAGTTGGGAGATGCCGCCCATGGAGAGCTGATCCAGAATAAGATTACTTCCAGTGAAAGCAAATCAGAGGAAAATAAACAGAAGGAGCTTCAGGCGGAAGATTATGTGTCTGCAGGCAGGGAACAGGAACTGGCAGGGAGTAAATTGGAAGCAAAAAAGCAGTATCTGCTTGCAAAGAACATTTACAAAGAACTGAAGATAGATGATAAAGTGGCGGAAGTTGATGGGCTGATAGAGGTTTTGGAAAACGCTATTGCTCAAGAAAAGGAAGAAAGGGAAAGTCGGGAAGCGGAGTTGGCAAAGAGCGAAAGTCAGGAAGCTGAAGACAGACAGGGGGAAAACGGACAGACAGGTATGGGAGCGGTCATTGGCCCTGGTGCAAAAGCCGGATCGGGAGCTTAA
- a CDS encoding contractile injection system protein, VgrG/Pvc8 family: MREEKLIIRPFEDIQILDYKSIQKVNEHARAEIKGRIPFDRKEDYMKIGRRQTWAQVAAVSVNEETILFYGVIEQIRLEIKDGTCIVVINLCSGTQLMDYEEHIRSFQKEELTYSNLLDICTREYEDSAKIMTEGKEKAICHFIMQYRETDWEFIKRLASMNHTVLFADCSTKGTKYHFGIPDRKIMEEILPSEYRTQYDMKEYWYKKNHGLSIRSEDTMSYIWESRDIYKLGDRRTVDGRDLFIWKMETRLKGNELYHTYFMKPRLGIQEPVSYSSHLTGVSLPGSVIKVKDEKVQIKIYSDENKEESGACWYSFSTVYSSADGTGWYCMPEIGDTVRLYFPTAKEPEAYVASTYHESGAGLRKNPERKFWRNKEGKEIQLSPERILLTNNDGTYIELSDENGIEIVSEGSVTVRAGGSLNISTSSSSIEMSAPKKIRLKQGDTEMNLGGDIEMQGAKVML, encoded by the coding sequence ATGAGAGAAGAAAAATTGATCATTCGTCCGTTTGAAGATATTCAGATATTGGACTACAAGTCTATCCAAAAAGTAAATGAACATGCACGGGCGGAGATAAAAGGCAGGATTCCTTTTGATCGGAAAGAAGATTATATGAAGATCGGAAGACGACAGACATGGGCACAGGTGGCTGCAGTATCTGTAAATGAAGAAACCATTCTGTTTTATGGAGTTATTGAACAGATCCGGCTTGAGATAAAGGATGGAACCTGTATTGTAGTTATAAACCTTTGTTCCGGCACCCAACTTATGGATTATGAAGAGCATATAAGGAGCTTCCAGAAAGAAGAACTGACCTATAGCAATCTGTTGGATATTTGTACCAGGGAGTATGAAGATTCTGCCAAAATAATGACAGAGGGGAAAGAGAAGGCAATATGCCATTTTATCATGCAGTATCGGGAAACTGATTGGGAGTTCATAAAACGGTTAGCCTCTATGAATCATACTGTGCTGTTTGCGGATTGCTCGACCAAGGGAACAAAATACCACTTTGGAATACCGGATAGAAAAATAATGGAAGAAATTCTCCCCAGCGAATATCGAACACAGTACGACATGAAGGAATACTGGTATAAGAAAAATCATGGACTTTCTATACGTTCAGAGGATACCATGTCTTATATCTGGGAAAGCAGAGATATTTATAAATTAGGAGATAGAAGAACCGTGGATGGAAGGGATCTGTTCATTTGGAAGATGGAGACTCGCCTAAAAGGAAATGAGCTGTATCATACCTACTTTATGAAACCCCGATTAGGCATTCAGGAACCAGTATCCTATAGTAGCCATTTAACCGGTGTATCTCTGCCAGGAAGTGTTATAAAGGTAAAGGATGAAAAGGTACAGATAAAAATATACAGCGATGAGAATAAAGAGGAGTCTGGAGCCTGTTGGTATTCCTTTTCCACAGTGTATTCCTCAGCAGATGGAACAGGCTGGTACTGTATGCCGGAGATAGGGGATACGGTCAGGCTCTATTTTCCAACTGCCAAGGAACCTGAGGCATATGTAGCCAGTACATATCATGAAAGTGGAGCAGGGCTTAGAAAGAATCCAGAACGTAAGTTCTGGAGAAATAAAGAGGGAAAAGAAATCCAGCTCTCTCCGGAACGCATTTTATTGACCAATAACGACGGCACTTATATTGAACTGTCTGATGAAAATGGAATTGAAATTGTCAGCGAGGGTTCTGTGACAGTTCGGGCAGGAGGAAGCTTAAATATATCTACTTCCAGCTCCTCAATTGAAATGAGCGCCCCAAAGAAAATCCGGTTAAAACAGGGTGATACAGAAATGAATCTGGGTGGAGACATTGAAATGCAGGGAGCCAAAGTTATGCTATAA
- a CDS encoding contractile injection system protein, VgrG/Pvc8 family, translating into MEIKLAGNLKMETDIPILRVVSFHYCWKPDCHALLKLEGYIDRSFLWDPGQSYSSRVKVWLESDGKIQTIYHGYIVDAEIKNVGNTSQLFLEAMSASCLLDRQISSRSFLDPAKTYGEVVREAVQAEGGQVIRNQGSDKKTGSPVIRYEETAWQFVERLGRRLGNYIIPDIETGYPNLWFGMRKGNDVPALSEEQCTVEICSIGSKAGIRFQAEGRNYYKIGDQMTYLEQNVIIVEVKGSYEHGELVFTYTLEIMEVCQTGTQHMNHPAGLGLWGSIREIKGESVKIALDIDQGMDTGDYFFPWYPETGNALYAMPEVGARALLYFFGADEQEGAVIHCLNREQEEVRSYKDRAMDIEDGNSISLSRETVRFSRGGSHRLSLSDHAVTISTSKEMKIAAEGKVRLKARQITISTPDELNICQG; encoded by the coding sequence ATGGAGATTAAACTTGCAGGGAATCTAAAGATGGAAACGGATATTCCGATTCTGCGTGTGGTAAGTTTTCACTATTGCTGGAAACCTGATTGCCATGCTTTGCTTAAGCTGGAAGGGTATATAGACAGGAGTTTCCTGTGGGATCCGGGACAATCTTATAGCAGCCGTGTAAAAGTCTGGTTGGAGTCTGACGGGAAGATACAGACCATATATCACGGATACATTGTGGACGCGGAGATAAAGAACGTAGGAAATACCAGTCAGCTATTTCTAGAGGCAATGTCCGCTTCCTGTCTTCTGGACCGGCAGATATCCAGCCGATCTTTCCTGGATCCGGCAAAGACTTATGGTGAAGTGGTCAGAGAGGCGGTTCAGGCAGAAGGTGGACAGGTGATACGTAACCAAGGGAGTGACAAAAAGACCGGAAGCCCAGTCATCCGCTATGAAGAAACGGCTTGGCAATTTGTAGAACGCTTGGGGCGGCGCTTGGGAAATTATATTATTCCAGATATAGAAACCGGATATCCAAATTTATGGTTTGGGATGAGAAAGGGGAACGATGTACCAGCGTTGTCGGAAGAGCAGTGTACTGTAGAGATATGTTCTATTGGAAGTAAGGCAGGAATTCGCTTCCAGGCAGAAGGAAGGAATTACTATAAAATCGGAGATCAGATGACCTATCTGGAGCAAAATGTGATAATCGTGGAAGTTAAGGGTAGCTACGAACATGGAGAATTGGTTTTTACATATACGCTGGAAATTATGGAGGTCTGCCAGACAGGTACACAGCATATGAATCATCCTGCCGGCCTGGGGCTTTGGGGAAGTATAAGAGAGATAAAAGGGGAATCAGTTAAAATAGCGTTGGATATTGATCAGGGAATGGATACTGGAGATTATTTCTTTCCCTGGTATCCGGAAACGGGAAATGCTCTCTATGCCATGCCGGAAGTGGGAGCAAGGGCGCTTTTATATTTCTTTGGTGCGGATGAACAGGAAGGGGCTGTTATACACTGCTTAAACAGAGAACAGGAAGAGGTCCGTTCCTATAAAGACAGGGCTATGGATATTGAAGATGGAAATTCCATCAGCTTGTCAAGAGAAACTGTAAGATTCTCAAGGGGTGGAAGTCATAGATTATCCCTTAGTGATCACGCTGTTACGATAAGCACATCAAAGGAAATGAAAATAGCAGCAGAAGGAAAGGTACGGTTAAAGGCCAGACAAATTACGATAAGTACCCCAGATGAACTTAACATCTGTCAGGGGTAA